The following is a genomic window from Penaeus vannamei isolate JL-2024 chromosome 27, ASM4276789v1, whole genome shotgun sequence.
tgtacgtatatatacatacatatccatttatatatatatatatatatatatatatatatatatatatatatatatacatatatatatatatacatatatatatatatatatatatatatatatatatatatatatatatatatatatttaccaatgtatatatatatatatatgtatatatattatatgtatatatataaattatatatatatatatatatatatatatatatatatatatatatatatatattatatatataacatatataatatatatatatatatatgtatatatatatatcatatatatatatatatatatatacatatatacacaaacaaacacacacatatgtaaatatatatgcagaaaaggtatgaatgagaatggatatcttcacaatacaatagatgtatttgaccggtttcgagtccatcttcgtcagaaatacatgtggaatcgaaaccgatcaaatacatctcttgcactgtgaagatgtcgattttcattcatacctcttctacatttgtcaatatgaatacggtgtatatatacacacatacatatatatatataatgtatatatatatatatatatatatatatatatatatgtatgtatatatataaatacatacatatgctatatatagttGGATAAACGTATAGTTAGAAacgtacaaagaaacacacacacacgcacatacatatatgtgtgtatttgtatgtgtatacaaatatgcatatatgtatatatataggtaggttgatagaggtagagagagaggcagatatgcTAATGGATAGATATCGTAAGataggtatctatctatatatctatatatgcatgtacttatctgtttatccatctatcaatcaatcaatcaatcaatcaatatgtatatatatacatatacacacacacacacacacacacacacacacacacacacacacacacacacacacatatatatatatatatatatatatatatatatatatatatatatatatatatatatatatatatatataaagagagcgagagagatagagtcaCGTGACATAGATTCTGAGAGCAACCAAGGAGTCAAGTAGCGATCATGTCGGCGTCTTGAAATAACATGAGATTTCCGAGTTCCCGGTAGATAACACGCCTTGTTCGAAACCTGATAAGTACCAAAGCAAATTGTGACTCATgaacctacctatatatacatattaacttaCCTAGTTTTGTCACAGTCAACGCTAACACCTCATCCAGTCATGACGAATTCCAATAGCCTTTGCCAATACTGTGCCAAGTTTAGTAGCATTTGTAAACACCCGTCTGTGATTCGCAATATCAGGGTTGTCTTTGGGCACCGAGATAAACGCAAACATGCAACACATCACGCTCGAGAGAAGTGACACTTCTACTCTTCAGGAGTATgtcacctccatcctccccgaCTCGTTTCGCCCTAACTTCGGCGAGGACCTCGATCTTCACAGGCCTCTAGACTTGGGTCAGGAACCGCCATGCTTGTGGCCTGACGAAACGGATGGCGACTTCAACCTCAGGTCTCGAGTTGAGGCAAACCACAACCCAGACGACTTGCTGTGGTCTGCTGCTGGCCTCGACCTTGGGTCTCGGGCTGAAGCAAGCCACAATGTAAACGGTGATATGTGGTCTACTTCCGATGGCAACTTCGGTTCAGGGACAGAGGCAAACTACAACGCAGATGACTTGTGGTCTGCTTCTAAGGGCGACCTCAACCTTGAGACAAACTACAATTCAAACGGGCATTCGTGGTCTACTAAAAGCAGCTTCAATCTGAGATGTGACACGGACCGTGGAGGACCGATTCCCTGGGTTGACGGCGCACTGGCTGAGCCGACCTGTTCGAGAAAGCCGGAGAGGAATTCCCATTCCTTTGGGGAAAATACGTCCACAGCAACAAATATCTGTGAAATATATAATCAGGTGAGTTGAATCACTCATGTGCCTTTTTTTCTTACCAACAATGCAATAGACAGACTTTTCACGTGACTAGAATTAGATCTAATTTGACTTCTGTTGATCAGAATTTGTTTGGCTTTGGGGACGAGGAACCGCAGCTGGACCAAGGACTTCAGCTTACAGACGGTCCTTTGTTGCTGGACTCTGGAGACCCTTGCAACAGCAGGCGCACAGCAGAGTTCGCTGACGCTCCCTCGCCGTCCCCTGcagcaggaaggaagggatacCGACACAGACACGCCCGGAAGTACCTGAACGACGAAGTTCTCCAGAAGGAACGGAACCGCGAACTCAACAACGAGGCGTCGGCCCTGTaccggaagaggaagaaagagaccgcCTCTAAGTCGGAAGATCATCTGCGACATTTGCAGCAAGAAAATGATCATCTGTGCAATAAACTACAACTCCTGACCGTGCAAAGTGACTGGTGCCACGACGTTTACGTGAAGTACAACGATTATTTTGCACCGTCCCTAGACGGCACCTTGCTTCCCTAAGATAAAACCATCAAATGTAACCTTAGACTTTGAATCTCTTAGTATTATTTCATTAAACATAAACTTCAGACAAATGATCGTATGTTATTTCAAATTCCCTAACAAGTTTGTATGTaggtatttgtacatacacatgcacacatgtatatatatatatatatatatatatatatatatatatatatatatatatatatatacacatttatgtttagaaaaaaacatatagacatttaaatatatatataaattatatatatatatatatatatatatatatatatatatatatatatatatatatatatatatatatatatgggtatatatactatacacatgtatatatatctcaaacCAGgcgagataaggaaaaaaaaacatatatcctatatagaatgaaagaaagataggaaagaattGAAAGATAGCCctacattaaagagagagagagagagagagagagagagagagagagagagagagagagagagagagagagagagagagagagagagaagggatgagcaGAATATACCGTTacgttaaataaaataaaacaacctGGCAACCTAGAGGAATTCAAGGTCAGTCCAAAACAGAGAGTTCGAGATCTAGTGATGGAGAATGACCATGGCAAATAAAGACTAATACAAAAAATATGGGGTTCTTGTGTCATCTAGCCATAATGGGCGTGCCTTGTGCCATGCCATAGTGTCATGACTCCCGCTACCCATATTTTCTCCTCATCATCGTGTCAGCAAATGGTATCCATCGAGACCACCACCTTGTGTTGTAGTTCCATTCGCCCGACGTTAAAATGTGTTTGGAAATGATCTGAACTGGATGCGACGTGTCCCGAACCCCCTCCATGCCTGGATTACGAGGCATATCCTGAACGTGGATGATGTCCACTTTCTCGTGAAGTTGGCACTATGCACCCTTCACATGTTCTTGTCCAGCCTTCAGCCTCGGCTTCTTGAACGAAGTGCAAACCAGAGCCGAGCAACTGACCCACCAGAAGCCCCGACCTACTCGGCTGCCTCTTCGATTCTTTTACTACTGTCGCGATGCGTCGGGACTGTGCGTCATCCACGGAGCCCGCAGGCAACACAACCACACCTGCCTGCACTCCGGCCGCTGTGAGCAGGAGCGTGCACCAAGACCGCTCACGCTGCCCACACGGGAGACACGAGCTCGCTGTATGTGaatgtacatgcataaatgtgtatgttttttttttttttttttttttgtgtgtgtgtgtgtgtgtactttttataattttattctaGTGCTCTATTTTAGATTAGTACTAACAAaccatagatttatatgtataagtatatctatgtatatatgcatattgaggGACAGCCTTCAATAGAGAGACCAGCAACTCatgcagaatacacacacacacatacagacacacacacacacacacacacatatattctacGAATACAGGGCCCGTTAAGGGGCTCTCAGCGTTCCAGTTACAATCTAAGACTTGAGGCCATctgatttttcttcatttcaggAATTGTACCATGCTGATTTGTAAGATTACGTTGATTTAGTTcctttcaaatatatttatatctttttagcacacatatttcattatatttgtcaAATGGAATTTGTTTTGTTTCCCAGAGtagcagagaaaggcagacatagaGCATGTCTCTCTCTAGCTGAACGTATATGTGGGTAAAATAgctgttccatatatatatatatatatatatatatatatatatatatatatatatatatatatatatatatatatatatatatatatgacatgttgataaccccccctcaaaaaaaaaaaaaaaaaaaaaaa
Proteins encoded in this region:
- the LOC138866798 gene encoding uncharacterized protein, yielding MQHITLERSDTSTLQEYVTSILPDSFRPNFGEDLDLHRPLDLGQEPPCLWPDETDGDFNLRSRVEANHNPDDLLWSAAGLDLGSRAEASHNVNGDMWSTSDGNFGSGTEANYNADDLWSASKGDLNLETNYNSNGHSWSTKSSFNLRCDTDRGGPIPWVDGALAEPTCSRKPERNSHSFGENTSTATNICEIYNQNLFGFGDEEPQLDQGLQLTDGPLLLDSGDPCNSRRTAEFADAPSPSPAAGRKGYRHRHARKYLNDEVLQKERNRELNNEASALYRKRKKETASKSEDHLRHLQQENDHLCNKLQLLTVQSDWCHDVYVKYNDYFAPSLDGTLLP